In Pseudobacteroides sp., one DNA window encodes the following:
- a CDS encoding PHP domain-containing protein has product MGKFIDLHTHSTASDGSLTPRELVRHAKNMGLSAIALTDHDTIDGIEEAFDEGRKVGLEVIAGLEISVEYNPEMHMLGYFFNDTYMNITKVLDGLIKKRNERNPKIVNKLNELGCHITMEEVIGEAAGKVVARPHIARVLLKKGYVKSVQDAFERYLAADKPAFFPKSKYTPEEGIKEILGAGGIPVLAHPIYLYLNQKRLDKLLKDLVSYGLKGIEAHYVDNTIDDTGNLLRLAIKYDLLVTGGSDYHGSLKPAIEIGKGRGNLKIPYELLDKMRIIGGT; this is encoded by the coding sequence ATGGGAAAATTCATTGATTTGCATACCCACTCAACCGCTTCAGACGGAAGCCTTACACCAAGAGAGCTTGTAAGACATGCGAAAAATATGGGGCTCTCTGCAATAGCACTTACAGACCATGATACAATTGACGGGATAGAGGAAGCCTTTGATGAAGGAAGAAAGGTTGGGCTTGAGGTAATAGCAGGCCTGGAAATAAGTGTTGAATATAACCCTGAAATGCATATGCTTGGGTATTTTTTTAACGATACATACATGAACATAACAAAGGTATTGGATGGACTAATCAAGAAGAGAAATGAGAGAAATCCCAAAATTGTTAATAAGCTCAATGAGCTGGGATGTCACATAACAATGGAGGAAGTAATCGGCGAGGCGGCAGGTAAGGTGGTTGCAAGGCCCCATATAGCCAGGGTTTTACTTAAAAAAGGATATGTGAAGAGTGTTCAGGATGCCTTTGAAAGGTATCTGGCAGCCGACAAGCCTGCATTTTTTCCAAAATCCAAGTATACCCCGGAGGAGGGTATCAAGGAAATACTTGGGGCAGGTGGAATCCCTGTTCTTGCACATCCCATATACCTGTATCTTAATCAAAAACGACTGGATAAGCTTTTGAAGGATCTTGTTTCCTATGGGTTAAAGGGAATTGAAGCCCACTATGTTGATAATACAATTGATGACACAGGAAACCTTCTGAGGCTGGCAATAAAGTATGACCTTCTTGTAACGGGCGGCAGCGATTATCACGGCAGTTTAAAGCCTGCGATTGAAATAGGAAAGGGAAGAGGTAATCTCAAAATACCATACGAACTTCTTGACAAAATGAGGATAATTGGGGGCACTTGA
- the smpB gene encoding SsrA-binding protein SmpB has translation MDKESIKPITQNKKARHDYFIEQTIETGIVLSGTEVKSIRQGKVNLKDSYASIKDEEVILSGMHISPYEQGNIFNKDPIRDRKLLLHKYEIRRLIGYVQQKGLTLVPVQLYFKGSKVKLELGVAKGKKLHDKRDDIAERDAKREIDRRLKENNR, from the coding sequence ATGGATAAAGAATCAATAAAACCAATAACACAAAATAAAAAGGCAAGACATGACTATTTTATAGAGCAAACCATTGAGACTGGGATAGTCTTGTCAGGAACAGAGGTTAAGTCCATTCGTCAGGGCAAAGTAAACCTAAAAGATAGCTATGCCTCTATAAAAGATGAGGAAGTTATTTTAAGTGGTATGCATATTAGTCCTTATGAGCAGGGCAATATATTCAATAAGGACCCAATAAGGGACAGAAAGCTTTTGCTCCACAAGTACGAAATCAGAAGGCTTATAGGCTATGTTCAGCAAAAAGGGTTGACTTTGGTTCCGGTTCAGTTATACTTTAAAGGCAGCAAGGTTAAGCTTGAGCTTGGGGTTGCCAAAGGTAAAAAGCTCCACGACAAGAGAGACGACATCGCGGAAAGAGACGCTAAAAGGGAAATTGACAGAAGGCTTAAGGAAAATAACAGGTAA
- a CDS encoding helix-turn-helix transcriptional regulator, with translation MSDKIKEREIQIKRLQQNLSPIRKIAGWTAEVLGDKIGVTKQTISNLENNKTPMNFTQYIAIRSVLDYEIANNKENEVLPKVVALLLDCEQELDETDYSKVQDVVGTVAATAAGGTSTDKLDMVFDVLIKSLPFVVPIIGTIIGTSTNWPKKLFK, from the coding sequence ATGTCTGATAAAATAAAAGAACGAGAAATCCAGATTAAAAGACTACAGCAGAACCTATCTCCCATCAGGAAGATTGCCGGGTGGACTGCAGAAGTGTTGGGCGATAAAATTGGTGTAACCAAGCAGACCATCAGCAATCTTGAAAACAATAAAACGCCAATGAACTTTACTCAATATATCGCAATCCGCTCAGTCCTTGATTATGAGATTGCAAACAATAAGGAAAACGAAGTCCTGCCGAAGGTTGTAGCTCTTTTATTAGATTGCGAACAAGAACTGGATGAAACAGATTATTCAAAGGTTCAGGATGTTGTTGGAACTGTTGCCGCAACAGCGGCTGGTGGTACATCAACAGATAAACTTGATATGGTTTTCGATGTGCTTATAAAATCACTTCCGTTTGTAGTTCCGATCATTGGAACGATCATTGGAACATCGACCAATTGGCCCAAAAAACTATTCAAATAA
- a CDS encoding helix-turn-helix transcriptional regulator → MIKIKLSELLGKNKMTRKALAELVGVRPNTIGDLYHEKVKRVDLDLLNNICKALDCGLSDLLEYQADEEIN, encoded by the coding sequence TTGATTAAGATAAAATTGTCTGAATTACTAGGTAAAAATAAAATGACAAGAAAAGCTCTTGCTGAGTTAGTCGGTGTACGTCCAAACACTATTGGTGATTTGTACCATGAAAAAGTTAAAAGGGTTGATTTGGATTTGCTTAATAATATTTGTAAGGCTCTTGATTGCGGACTAAGTGATTTACTTGAATATCAAGCGGATGAAGAAATAAATTAG